Proteins from a single region of bacterium:
- the obgE gene encoding GTPase ObgE, with translation MFLDFIKISVKAGRGGNGIISFRREKYVPKGGPDGGDGGRGGDVVLLTDENLHTLQDVGHNRHYFAQNGESGLGNNQHGKNGNDVIIHVPPGTIVRNADSDEIIIDLVENRQRFVIAKGGRGGRGNTHFKSPTNRTPRRSEPGQAGEELEIALELKVLADVGLVGFPNAGKSTLLASVSAARPKIANYPFTTLTPNLGIVKVKDFTSLVMADIPGLIEGAHEGKGLGIQFLKHIERTKILAFLIDVQSDHIEKDYSILKKELKNFNPELLKRKRVVVLTKSDTVSKVPKKQIMRDGTKVMTISSVAQMGLEKLVQMLWKMMPK, from the coding sequence ATGTTTTTAGATTTTATAAAAATCAGTGTGAAAGCCGGCCGTGGCGGCAACGGTATTATTTCTTTTCGCCGTGAGAAATATGTTCCCAAGGGCGGACCGGATGGCGGCGACGGAGGGCGCGGCGGAGACGTGGTATTGCTGACAGATGAAAATTTGCATACGCTTCAAGACGTTGGACACAATCGCCATTATTTTGCTCAAAACGGTGAGAGCGGTTTGGGTAATAATCAGCATGGAAAAAACGGTAACGATGTTATAATTCATGTACCACCGGGAACCATCGTACGCAATGCTGACTCCGATGAAATAATTATAGATCTGGTTGAGAATAGACAACGTTTTGTTATAGCCAAAGGTGGAAGAGGTGGCCGTGGTAACACGCATTTTAAATCTCCGACTAATCGAACTCCGCGCCGGTCTGAGCCGGGACAGGCGGGAGAGGAATTGGAAATTGCACTTGAGTTAAAAGTTTTGGCCGATGTCGGATTAGTAGGATTTCCAAATGCCGGGAAGTCGACTTTGCTCGCATCGGTAAGTGCCGCAAGGCCAAAAATTGCTAACTATCCGTTCACGACGCTAACACCGAATTTAGGCATTGTAAAGGTCAAAGATTTTACAAGCTTGGTAATGGCTGATATTCCCGGGCTTATTGAAGGCGCGCACGAAGGTAAAGGATTGGGAATTCAGTTTCTGAAACATATTGAGCGCACCAAGATATTGGCGTTTCTAATCGATGTTCAAAGCGACCATATTGAAAAAGACTACAGCATTTTGAAAAAAGAATTAAAAAATTTCAATCCTGAACTATTGAAACGGAAGCGCGTTGTGGTTTTAACCAAGTCCGATACTGTTTCCAAGGTTCCGAAAAAGCAAATTATGCGAGACGGGACGAAAGTTATGACCATTTCATCGGTTGCGCAAATGGGTTTGGAGAAATTGGTGCAAATGCTTTGGAAAATGATGCCAAAATGA
- a CDS encoding thymidine kinase, which yields MNFVSINSGWIEVIAGSMFSGKSEELIRRLRRAEIARMRVQVFKPLIDKRYSDDHIVSHSELKMKSDPIEKAEEILEKLDPRTEVVGIDEAQFFDVSLVAICNRLADMGKRVIVAGLDKDYTGQPFEPMPQLLAIAEYITKPLAICVICGNPANFTQRTIESEDRVLVGASGFYEARCRKHFDPKPTVPSKK from the coding sequence GTGAACTTCGTATCCATTAACAGCGGTTGGATTGAGGTTATTGCCGGTAGCATGTTTAGCGGGAAATCGGAAGAACTTATCCGCCGTCTTCGACGCGCTGAAATCGCCCGTATGCGGGTGCAGGTTTTCAAACCGCTTATTGACAAACGTTATAGCGACGATCATATCGTATCGCACAGCGAATTAAAAATGAAATCCGATCCGATTGAAAAAGCGGAAGAAATTTTAGAAAAATTGGATCCGCGAACTGAAGTAGTAGGTATTGATGAAGCGCAGTTTTTTGACGTTTCGCTGGTAGCCATCTGCAATCGTTTGGCCGATATGGGTAAACGCGTGATTGTCGCGGGATTGGACAAAGATTATACAGGCCAACCTTTTGAGCCGATGCCGCAATTGCTGGCAATAGCCGAATACATTACTAAACCGTTGGCCATTTGCGTGATTTGCGGAAATCCGGCTAATTTTACTCAGAGAACCATCGAAAGTGAAGACAGGGTTCTGGTAGGCGCATCAGGTTTTTATGAAGCACGATGCCGGAAACATTTTGATCCCAAACCCACTGTTCCTTCGAAAAAATAA